A stretch of the Filimonas lacunae genome encodes the following:
- a CDS encoding response regulator transcription factor, whose translation MEPKGKKVLIADDEPDILEIIGYNLRKEGYDIHTAKDGEDALVKAKQLDPDLVILDIMMPKKTGVQVCEILRSQPAFQDTLIIFLTALSDEASHIKGFEMGADDYVNKPISPKVLTSRVNALFRRVNKSDDKTLIINNISIDPVKFLVTVDGAEVILAKKEFELLYLLASRPGRVFLRNEILSQVWGADVIVGDRTIDVHIRKIRQKLGIDCITTVKGVGYKFDI comes from the coding sequence ATGGAACCCAAGGGCAAGAAAGTTTTAATTGCTGATGACGAGCCAGATATCTTAGAGATAATTGGTTATAACCTCCGTAAAGAAGGTTACGATATTCATACAGCAAAAGATGGTGAGGATGCGTTGGTGAAAGCGAAACAACTAGACCCTGACTTAGTAATTCTGGATATAATGATGCCCAAGAAAACGGGCGTACAGGTATGTGAAATATTGCGCAGCCAGCCTGCTTTTCAGGATACACTCATCATCTTCTTAACCGCATTAAGCGACGAGGCATCTCATATTAAAGGTTTTGAAATGGGAGCCGATGATTACGTCAACAAGCCTATCAGCCCTAAAGTACTTACCAGCCGGGTAAATGCACTTTTCAGACGCGTGAATAAAAGCGATGACAAAACACTTATCATCAACAACATTTCTATTGATCCGGTAAAATTCCTGGTAACGGTAGATGGTGCAGAAGTGATCCTGGCTAAAAAAGAATTTGAATTGTTATACCTGCTGGCTTCACGCCCGGGCCGTGTGTTTTTACGCAATGAAATACTGAGCCAGGTGTGGGGAGCGGATGTAATAGTAGGCGACCGTACCATTGACGTGCATATCCGTAAAATAAGACAAAAACTGGGTATCGATTGTATCACTACCGTTAAAGGTGTAGGGTATAAATTTGATATTTAG
- a CDS encoding sensor histidine kinase, translating to MFNTKNLSPNQLSALTALVLAVPVGLGFYLISFSGLEALIAFLAVFIGGYLLIRYVLERFIYRKIKLIYKFIYQTKASKKEEMYYKYILPQKSIDEVREDVEKWAAQSKAEIEALKNNEAYRKEFLQNLAHEFKTPIFAIQGYVDTLLGGALESPEIATRFLENASKNVVRMVNLVSDLDEISRLESGEQPLYKENFVIQDMIKEVYESLSIKSSKRNIKCTIKKGCETPVIVFADKEKIRQVIINLVANAIKYGKQDGHIVASIYKTDEQHALIEISDDGIGIAEEHLPRIFERFYRTDRGRSRDVGGTGLGLAICKHIVEAHNHVMHVRSKVDIGTTLGFTLDTRRD from the coding sequence ATGTTCAATACAAAAAATCTTTCTCCCAATCAACTGTCTGCGCTTACTGCCTTAGTATTAGCTGTACCGGTTGGTTTGGGATTTTACCTGATAAGCTTTAGCGGCCTGGAGGCATTAATAGCCTTCCTGGCCGTTTTTATTGGTGGTTACCTGCTCATACGTTATGTATTGGAACGCTTTATTTATCGTAAAATAAAGCTCATTTACAAGTTCATTTACCAGACTAAAGCTTCTAAAAAAGAGGAAATGTATTATAAATACATCCTTCCTCAGAAAAGTATTGATGAAGTGCGGGAAGATGTAGAAAAATGGGCTGCGCAAAGCAAGGCCGAAATTGAAGCACTGAAAAATAATGAAGCTTATCGTAAAGAGTTTTTGCAAAACCTGGCCCACGAATTCAAAACTCCCATTTTCGCCATCCAGGGCTATGTAGACACTTTGCTGGGCGGAGCACTGGAAAGCCCCGAAATTGCCACCCGCTTTTTAGAGAATGCTTCTAAAAATGTAGTGCGCATGGTAAACCTGGTAAGCGATCTGGATGAAATTTCCCGCCTGGAAAGCGGCGAGCAACCTTTATATAAAGAGAACTTTGTAATCCAGGACATGATTAAGGAGGTGTACGAATCGCTTTCCATCAAAAGCAGCAAGCGTAATATTAAGTGTACTATAAAAAAGGGGTGCGAAACTCCGGTAATTGTATTTGCCGATAAGGAGAAAATCCGGCAGGTGATTATTAACCTGGTAGCCAATGCCATTAAATATGGTAAGCAAGATGGCCATATTGTGGCCAGCATTTACAAAACAGACGAACAACATGCCCTTATTGAAATAAGTGACGATGGCATTGGCATAGCCGAAGAACATTTACCCCGCATTTTTGAACGCTTCTATCGTACCGATCGTGGCCGTAGCCGCGATGTGGGCGGCACCGGGCTTGGCCTTGCCATTTGTAAGCACATTGTAGAAGCACACAACCATGTAATGCATGTTCGCAGTAAAGTAGACATTGGCACTACCCTGGGTTTTACCTTAGATACCCGCAGAGATTAA